Part of the Pseudomonas sp. M30-35 genome is shown below.
TCCAGAGCCAGTTTGAGCGGCTGTGGCAAGGTCAGGTTGTTGTCTAGCGTTAGCGCCGAAATATCCAGAGTTTCTTTGGTTTTATCGCAGCTGAGTACTTCCTCTACGGCATGAACCAAGCTGTCACCATGCCCAAGCTTGACGAACTCGAGCATCATGCCTAACGAGCTGTTAGCGCCTGCGCAGCCTATTCGCTTGCGATCTAATACAAATGAGTGTTTTGAAAGCTGAACTTTAGGGAAAAGCTCAGCCATCATGGCCCTGCTGTCGGGGTGGAAGGCGCAGTCGTATCCATCCAAGAGGCCTGCCTCAGCAATAAAATACGAACCATTCCACAAGCCGCCAAGGGTTGCCCCGGCCGAGTCGGCTGAGCGTAATTTGGTTCTGATAATCTGTTGCGCCTTTAATGCCACACGGAAACCACCGCAAATCAAGATGAGACTTTGTTGGCGTTCATCTAAATCAGCTAGGTTGCAATCGACTGAAATTGAGATGCCCAGGTCGCTGACAATCAGGTCTTGAGTCCCAACCACTAATATTTCATAAAGTGGCGCCGTGCTCATCAAATTCGCCGTGACAAGCGCATCGACTGCGCCGGTAAACGCCATCATCGAGAAATTGTCGAGCAACAAAAATGCAACGTGCTGCACAGCCTTCTCTCGCTCGTCATATATCAAGCGATTGAGGTGCAAACGGTTTTTATCTTTCAGGACGCTCTCGAACGACGATCTCATAATTTTGCTACTCATTAATTGCGTATAGCTTGGCCGGAGCGATATTCATGGTGCGGATAATCATATTGATCTGTAGCGCGGGTGAAAATAGCGGTTCAACCACTGCCCAGATCGACCTGCAGTGGCGAGGTTTGAGTCGCCCTGAGGTGTAGACCCGCTCCGACTACCTCCGCACCTTACCCAGAGACAATGCAACGGGGCACTGACAGGTACCTTATCCCCACTTTTTCGCTTTGTAACGGACATTTCTCGCTGCACAGAGAACGCCAGATGCTCGACAAATCTTGGCTTGCCCAGTTTTGGAAATAAACCGTGCCGCTGGTGCTCTTTGCCTACTCAGGCTCGGGGGAGTCTGTAATCAGCTGCGCATGGCGATCCGTCGCGTAGAAAAGAGCTTGCTTTGGCATTCCTGCGTTCTCAAGAGGTCGCCTTAAGGCAGGAAACGATATGTGTGAGGGAGGCGTTGTGGCTGATGGCGGCGAGTACTTTGACCCAGGACAACCTGAAGACAGGCCACAACAGTCGTCTTCAGGGTGCAATTGGCCGTAGTGAGGCCAGCTTTGCGCATGTCTTCAACGCGTTCGCGGTTTCAGTAGACCACCACACCAAGGTGCACGGCTTAAATCCTGGCGTCAGTGAGACGCATACACACCTGCGCAACCTGTGCCGGACTATTAATTGAGTGGTTTTTTTGAGGTCTCAGGCAGTGCGAGGCCACCGATAAGGGCCAGCAGGGCAATAACGATTAAATAATAGGCAGGTGACATTTGGTTGCCCGTCTCTGCAATCAGCCATGTCGCAACCAGGGGCGCCGTTCCACCGAACACCGTGTAGGCCATGTTGTATGTGAAGGCTGATGCTGTATATCTGACTTGGGTTGGAAATTGCTCGGACAAAAGAACTGCTGTTACCACGCCGCATATCACCGCCCCGACTGCAAGCAGTGAGGCGCCTAGGATTAAGTAAATCAACTGTCCGGAAGCCGCCATCGCAAACGCTGGATACACAGCGGCGATAAGACACCCGCAGGCGGTCATGATCGTTTTTCTGCGCCCGACATAATCTGAGTAGCGACCAACAAATGGGCACAGGCAAGCGGCAAAGATGAGAGCAGAAAATACAGCCAGCAACGCGGTGGGACGACTGGCTCCCCCTACAACTTGCATGTAAGTGCTTAAGTAGGTAGTGAACATATAGAAAGAAAGCGCTGTAGCGGAAATAAAAGCCATGAGGCAAGTAATAGTCTGCCAATGATTCTTAAAGGTGTTTTTGAGGGGTGAATGCTCTGCTACAGGCTGCGCTTTTAATGCTACAAACGCGGGTGACTCATCCAGATGCAAGCGCATGTATAAACCAATTAACCCTAATGGCGCTGCGATCAAGAACGGGATACGCCATCCCCACTGGTTCATATCAGGCTCTGAGACGAAAAAATTAAGGCCATAAACTAATGCTGCAGCCAAGGCGAACGCTATGAAGGTGGAAACTGGAATAAAACTCCCGTACCGAGCCTTTTGCTCTACCGGCGCATGTTCAATAACGTAAGCGCATGCACCCGCATATTCCCCACCTGCGGAGAAACCTTGCGCACACCTTGCGAGTGCTAAAAGCAGTGGCGCATATATGCCTATGGCTGCATAAGTCGGCAATAGGCCAATCATCGCTGTCGCGCCAGCCATCATAAGAACTGTAATTGCTAAAACACGCTTTCTGCCTATTTTGTCACCCAAGGTTCCGAAGAAAATGCCTCCGAGTGGACGTAACGCAAAGGACACCGCAAAAACAGCAAATGTTTGCAGTAATGCTAATGCTGCGTTGCCTTCAGGAAAGAACAAACTGGCTATGGTGACAGCGAGAAAGCCATAGACCGCGAAGTCAAACCACTCGACAAAGTTCCCGATTGCAGAGGCTGCGATTACCTTCTTTAAGGTCGCGAGATCTACAGATCGTGCGTCTGTTATCTGCTCGTGGCTGGTCATGGATTCCCTTTTTTTGCTTGTTGTTAGGTTATGAAGGTCAATTTTCAAAATACCCATTGCATCTTTTGAACAGGGGTACTCCTTTCGCCAAAAAACTATCCATACACGACGCTTAAGCTAAAGCTTTAGGGCCTGAACAGGGGCAACCCTATAGTTCGCTCAGCATTAGTCGCCAATAATGACGACTGCTCACATTGGGCCATAGAGGATAAGTTGTGGAGGTGGGGTTAAGAGATAGGGAGATAGGGGTAGGTCTAACCTAGGCTTTCACCTCAGGATTAATAAGAGACAGACCACGTTTTATTTAGATTCTCGATCAGAAAACCGTGGCTTGTGCCCTATTATTTATATCCGACACAAGTGGCCGAACGTATTACTTCGCTTGTGTCGTCTACTTTATAGTTAGAGCACACGCCGCTGCACCGAGCAGCTCCAAGGAAGATCGCATGCAAGATCAATTCATCGCAGGCGCTGTCATCTATGCAAAAGACATTGGGCGTGTGAGCCAGTTTTATTCAGAGCTGGCCGGTTTGCCAATTCTCCAGCAAGAGCCTGATCATGTGTTGCTTGAGTCCACCAAGTTTCAGCTTGTCGTGGTGGCCATCGCGCCTGCAATCGCAGATCAAATCGTCATCTCGTCCCCACCAGAGCGTCGAGAGAACACAGCCATCAAACTTTGTTTTGCCGTTCAGAGTCTTGCCACTGCTCGGGAAGTTGCTATGCGTTTAGGTGGCGAACTGAATAGCCCAGAACGCGAGTGGGAGTTCCAAGGCTATAAAGTCTGTGATGCCCATGATCCCGAGGGCAATGTCTTTCAGGTTCGGGCCAGTATGCTCTGACAACTGGTTCAAACCGTCCGCTGGAGAAATGGGGGCCAGACCACGTTTAAATCGAAATTTCGCAAAACCGTGGTCTGTCCCCTGAAGCACTCCCGCAAGTGTCTCGTGCCGAAATTGAATAACTGGAAGTGAGGTAACAAGCGCTTTTGGCGTCTCACTGAGCTCAGCCAGGTACGTTGTCGCTTAATCGCTGCTGAGACACCTTGGATGTGTTCGCTGCGATCACCATGGCAGCGAGGTTCACGCAGATGCTTGCCAAAATCGGTACCGTGTAGCTTTGGTTCAAATCGAAGGCATATCCGGCCGCGCTGGGGCCTATCAATGTGCCGAACGCTACGCTGGTGTAAAGAATGCCGATGAGGCTGCCGACCTTGCTTTCACCGAAGTAGTCCATGACGAGAGCTGGAAGGACAGCGACCCAGCCACCATAAAAGATGCCATATGCCAGAGCGAAAATGACTAACAACCAGAGTTCGGTCGCGATCAGCCAGATCATCATGGCGAGCGCCATTCCGGTGAACATGACCAAAAGGGAAAAGCGCCGGCCGTACCGGTCAGCAAAACCGCCAAGCAGGAAACGCCCAGCCGTGCTTCCAAGCCCTATCATGGCCAGAAGATAGACGGCCTGTGCAGGCGCCACGCCAAGATCCACAGCGTATGGAACGAGGTGGACGAACGGCACGAAGACGCCGAATGAGCAGAGTAAGCAGGCAATATAAAGGCCGATGAAGCGCTGTGACTTGACGGCTGTGGCTACAGCGAAATCTTTAGGTGGCTCGGATCGCCCACCGATTTTTAAAGGGTCCCCGTCGGGGGCAACGCCCATATCTCTGGGGCTGTTAACAATCAATAGCGCCATTCCCGCCCCAACAATCACGGCGAGCCCGCCGAGTACGAAGTAGGCGTCGCGCCACCCGATGGATTCGACTAGCAGGGCGGAAAGTGGCGGCATCGCAAGCGTGCCTACGCCAATTCCACTGACCGCGACTCCCGATGCGAACCCGCGACGGCGAACGAACCACCGCTGCACGGTGCTCAGCACGGGCACATAAGAAAGCCCTACACCGAGCCCCACCCCAAGCCCGTACGCGATATAGACTTGCGTCATGCTGCGGGCCATACCGGCTAATGCCAGGCCGAGCCCCACCAGAACCATACCTGTCACAGCCAATACGCGAGAGCCCCATCGATCCGAGAGCGGCCCGCTCAGGATCCCCAGGCCGAAATACAGAAAGGCCGCCAGCGAGAACACCAGAGAAACTGAGCCACGCGAGGCGGAGAACTCGTTCTGCAGAGAGGGAACGAAAGTGCTGAACGTATAAGCGCTTCCGAATCCGACGAAAGTGACGGCGAACGCTGCGGCCACAACAAACCAGCCGTAAAAGATACGATAAGACATTGAGTTGTTTTTCATCGGAAACCCCTTAAGACCGATTAGACCAATGGGTGACGGCGATGCCAGGATGTAGCGGTCTGAAAGGCGGTACCCGCGCGGAGAAGCATTGCCTCGTCGAGATGGGCAGAGACGAGTTGGAAACCGATGGGTAAGCCCAACTCGGTAAAGCCACCAGGCAAAGTGATGGTGGGATTCCCAGTCAGGTTGAACGGGCAGGTATAGCGCTGAAGCCTGGCTATCAGTTCGGGTTGTTCGCCCAATGTCTGTATCGCATCGAGGCTCAGTGGTGCGAAGGGGTGTACCGGCGTGAGCAGCAAATCAACGGCGCTGAAGAAAGTCGCGACGCTTCCACGGAAGTTCAGCCGCCGCAGCAGTAGCTTTTGATAGTCAATGCCGGACAGACTGCTACCTGCTTCGATTACGGATGCCAGCACCGGGCCGTATTCGCTCTTGCGCGCGGGGTAGGTGGTCTGGTGAGCGACGGCTGCCTCCACCGAGCAGATGGGATACCAGTCAGCCACCGCCTGCTGCACATCGGGAAAGGTGACTTCAGTAATATGTGCGCCGAGCGAGCGAAAAACTTCCATCGTTTCCGATAGAGCCTGTTGGGTCGAGGGGTGGACATCGGCGCTGTTCCACTCGGTGTCCACACCTATACGTACACCCCGGATGCCTTGGCCGGCCGCTGCCATGTAATTGGGGACCGGGTCGGGTATGGCAGTTGGGTCCTTAGGATCGCCACCGGCGATAATTGTCAGGAGGGCGGCAATATCCTCGGCACTACGGGCCATGAGCCCAACATGATCGAGACTGGCAGCAAGCTCGAACACGCCGTGACGACTGACGCGCCCCCAACTGGGCTTCAGGCCTGTCACACCATTGGCCGCAGAAGGCCAGCGGATCGAACCTCCCGTGTCGGAGGCAAGCGCGCCGTAGCACAGCCCTGCCGCTGTTGCCGAGCCCGGGCCGCTGGAAGAGATGCCAGGCCAAAAGTCAGCGTTCCAAGGATTCTTGGGTGGTGTGATCAAGGGGTGGTGATCGGAATAGGCGCCTTCGGTGAGTTGAAGTTTGCCCAGCAAGATTGCGCCGGCCTCCTTGAGGCGCCGGACAACAGTTGCATCCTCGGTCGGGCAATTTTCCTGGTGAATCCGCATGCCGGCTGCTGTTGGGATATCTTTGGTCCAGAACAGGTCCTTCACGGCAATTGGTACGCCATGCAAGGGGCCTCGGTATCGGCCCGCCGCGATATCCGCCTCAGCCGCTTTAGCTTGAGACAGAGCAAGATCCGCCATTACAAGCGCGTAACCACCAAGGTTCCCATCTATGGCTGCGATTCTGTCCAGCTGCGCCTGCACGACCGTAACTGGTGATATCTGGCGCGACTTGATGAGAGCCGACAGCTGGGTCAGTTCAAGGTAATGCAACTCTGTCGATTGGGTGATCACGTGGTCGTCTCCGCAGTAGAGAAATATGCTGATCAAGCGCTGCTTGGTTCGCATGAGAACGGCTAAGCTGAAAGAATAGTGACCCCTTGCAGAATAGGGCGCAAACGAGTAATTCTGTCTGTTTCGAGTTAGGTGAGCTAAATGATTGGGCGCAAGATGCCACCCCTGAACGCGCTTCGTGCGTTTGAAGCTACGGCACGGCATCTGTCCGTTAAAAATGCCGCGGAAGAACTTTGCGTGACACCAGGTGCAGTGAGCCAGTTGCTCAAGACGCTCGAACTCAATCTAGGCGTCAAGTTATTTCACCGAGTGAACCGGGGCATCTTCCTGACTGATATCGGACAGGCTTACCTGCCGCCAGTACGCAATGCCTTCAGGCAAATAATCGAAGCCTCCAGTCGAATTGCGAGTGCCGAGGAAACAGGGATTTTGACTGTGAGCGTGACATCCTTTTTCGCTTCCGCCTGGCTCGTGCCGCGTCTGACTCAGTTCCAGAACAACAATCCGGAGATCGACCTGCGGGTGGTTACTAACAATCAGCTGGTCGATTTCTCCCGTGATGGTGTGGATGTCGCTATCCGCCACGGACTAGGCGTCTATCCAGGGCTGGCAAGTCACCGCGTGCTCGCAGTGGATATCGTTCCGGTGGCGGCCCCGAAACTCGTTGACCGGTTAGGGCGACCAGCATCGCCAGCCGACCTGACGCGTTGGCCGCACGTACATGACGCGGAGCGCAAGGCCTGGCATCGCTGGTTCCAATCGCAAGGAGTAGAAGAGGTGGGGCCACTCCGGGGGCCATCCTTCGACGACTCTGGTCTGCTGGTCAAGGCCGTACTGGCCGGGCAGGGCGTCGGGTTGCTGCCCGCCGCCATGGTGGCGACTGAGCTTGCGCAGGGGCAACTCGTCAGGGTTGCGGATATCACGCTGCTAGAGGACTTTGCTTACTACCTGGTCTACCCCGAAGCTCGACACGATCGGCCAAAGATCGCCGCGTTCCGTCGCTGGATACTAGACTCGGCTGCGGAAGCCGATCATCCAGAGTGAAAGTTCCTCGCTCCATTCCGGCGCGCCTGGGCGTTGGCTTAATGCTGATTGGCTGGCGGACGGGTTTGGCGGGGAGGGCGTACTAGGCGGAATTCGAATCCGCGATCCCTGTTTTCTGAGTCCTAAAATTCGACGTTTAGAATCAATGCCTGCGTGCGAATAAGCTGGACAATAAAAAGGTTATCGCAGCTGGTCTTAGTGGGATTTCGCTCTGCTCAGCGAGGTGAGTATTGCAAGTCTGCTGTCGATTCACGACTCGCCGTCAACAAGTCTCACTATGTGACAGTCAGACGGTCCAAGTTTTTGACCGCTTGATGAGCGAACATCAATCGGCATCAGAGGTTCGCCGGACTTGTTGTCCATCAGCACGGAACGCGTCTCCTGCGGCTTGAACAGGAAGCGCTCGCCCCACTGTCTCATACTGACCACAACCGGAAAGATCTCCCGTCCTTTGTCCGTAAGCACGTACTCCTTATAGGCACTTCCATCTGACGCCGGTCGAACGTCGAATACCCCAACCTCGACCAACGTTTTCAGTCGCGATGCCAGAATATTTTTGGCCACACCCAAGCTTTTTTGAAATTCGCTAAATCGACGAATGTCATCAAAAGCGTCGCGGATGATCATGAGCGACCAGCGATCCCCAATTACCGCCAGTGTCCTTGCGACAGGGCATTCGCTGTTTTGCGTTGAGGCGTCTTCGACCATCTTCTTAACCTTTCGTAATGAGGGGTTGCCAAGTCTGTCCCTCTGCTCGATGCAATATGGTTGCAATTTGAAACCAGATAAAGCAACAATTGAATCTAGTTCCTAATTGAAACCAGTTTAACGCCATGGATGTGTATATGACAGCTGATGCCGACTCAGTCACCAAACAGTTCTCTAGGCAGGCTTCAGGGTTGCTGCATTCGGATACCGGAGAAAGCAGCAAGACTGACCGGTCTCCAGAGCTTTCCCCATCGCTCACGTTACTGTTTTCTGTCACCTGCGCGCTGGCA
Proteins encoded:
- the gcvA gene encoding transcriptional regulator GcvA, with the translated sequence MIGRKMPPLNALRAFEATARHLSVKNAAEELCVTPGAVSQLLKTLELNLGVKLFHRVNRGIFLTDIGQAYLPPVRNAFRQIIEASSRIASAEETGILTVSVTSFFASAWLVPRLTQFQNNNPEIDLRVVTNNQLVDFSRDGVDVAIRHGLGVYPGLASHRVLAVDIVPVAAPKLVDRLGRPASPADLTRWPHVHDAERKAWHRWFQSQGVEEVGPLRGPSFDDSGLLVKAVLAGQGVGLLPAAMVATELAQGQLVRVADITLLEDFAYYLVYPEARHDRPKIAAFRRWILDSAAEADHPE
- a CDS encoding MFS transporter: MKNNSMSYRIFYGWFVVAAAFAVTFVGFGSAYTFSTFVPSLQNEFSASRGSVSLVFSLAAFLYFGLGILSGPLSDRWGSRVLAVTGMVLVGLGLALAGMARSMTQVYIAYGLGVGLGVGLSYVPVLSTVQRWFVRRRGFASGVAVSGIGVGTLAMPPLSALLVESIGWRDAYFVLGGLAVIVGAGMALLIVNSPRDMGVAPDGDPLKIGGRSEPPKDFAVATAVKSQRFIGLYIACLLCSFGVFVPFVHLVPYAVDLGVAPAQAVYLLAMIGLGSTAGRFLLGGFADRYGRRFSLLVMFTGMALAMMIWLIATELWLLVIFALAYGIFYGGWVAVLPALVMDYFGESKVGSLIGILYTSVAFGTLIGPSAAGYAFDLNQSYTVPILASICVNLAAMVIAANTSKVSQQRLSDNVPG
- a CDS encoding GlxA family transcriptional regulator, whose protein sequence is MRSSFESVLKDKNRLHLNRLIYDEREKAVQHVAFLLLDNFSMMAFTGAVDALVTANLMSTAPLYEILVVGTQDLIVSDLGISISVDCNLADLDERQQSLILICGGFRVALKAQQIIRTKLRSADSAGATLGGLWNGSYFIAEAGLLDGYDCAFHPDSRAMMAELFPKVQLSKHSFVLDRKRIGCAGANSSLGMMLEFVKLGHGDSLVHAVEEVLSCDKTKETLDISALTLDNNLTLPQPLKLALELMHNNIEEPLTIDEIVAHVSMSRRQLERLFCRHVNVTPPRYYLELRLTHARQLLQQTNRSLADIAVASGFISISHFRRCFREFFDISPGRFRTGGHKTGDT
- a CDS encoding amidase, with amino-acid sequence MITQSTELHYLELTQLSALIKSRQISPVTVVQAQLDRIAAIDGNLGGYALVMADLALSQAKAAEADIAAGRYRGPLHGVPIAVKDLFWTKDIPTAAGMRIHQENCPTEDATVVRRLKEAGAILLGKLQLTEGAYSDHHPLITPPKNPWNADFWPGISSSGPGSATAAGLCYGALASDTGGSIRWPSAANGVTGLKPSWGRVSRHGVFELAASLDHVGLMARSAEDIAALLTIIAGGDPKDPTAIPDPVPNYMAAAGQGIRGVRIGVDTEWNSADVHPSTQQALSETMEVFRSLGAHITEVTFPDVQQAVADWYPICSVEAAVAHQTTYPARKSEYGPVLASVIEAGSSLSGIDYQKLLLRRLNFRGSVATFFSAVDLLLTPVHPFAPLSLDAIQTLGEQPELIARLQRYTCPFNLTGNPTITLPGGFTELGLPIGFQLVSAHLDEAMLLRAGTAFQTATSWHRRHPLV
- a CDS encoding MFS transporter, coding for MTSHEQITDARSVDLATLKKVIAASAIGNFVEWFDFAVYGFLAVTIASLFFPEGNAALALLQTFAVFAVSFALRPLGGIFFGTLGDKIGRKRVLAITVLMMAGATAMIGLLPTYAAIGIYAPLLLALARCAQGFSAGGEYAGACAYVIEHAPVEQKARYGSFIPVSTFIAFALAAALVYGLNFFVSEPDMNQWGWRIPFLIAAPLGLIGLYMRLHLDESPAFVALKAQPVAEHSPLKNTFKNHWQTITCLMAFISATALSFYMFTTYLSTYMQVVGGASRPTALLAVFSALIFAACLCPFVGRYSDYVGRRKTIMTACGCLIAAVYPAFAMAASGQLIYLILGASLLAVGAVICGVVTAVLLSEQFPTQVRYTASAFTYNMAYTVFGGTAPLVATWLIAETGNQMSPAYYLIVIALLALIGGLALPETSKKPLN
- a CDS encoding VOC family protein: MQDQFIAGAVIYAKDIGRVSQFYSELAGLPILQQEPDHVLLESTKFQLVVVAIAPAIADQIVISSPPERRENTAIKLCFAVQSLATAREVAMRLGGELNSPEREWEFQGYKVCDAHDPEGNVFQVRASML
- a CDS encoding helix-turn-helix domain-containing protein — encoded protein: MVEDASTQNSECPVARTLAVIGDRWSLMIIRDAFDDIRRFSEFQKSLGVAKNILASRLKTLVEVGVFDVRPASDGSAYKEYVLTDKGREIFPVVVSMRQWGERFLFKPQETRSVLMDNKSGEPLMPIDVRSSSGQKLGPSDCHIVRLVDGES